A single Cyprinus carpio isolate SPL01 chromosome A20, ASM1834038v1, whole genome shotgun sequence DNA region contains:
- the LOC109068269 gene encoding cell wall integrity and stress response component 4-like isoform X1 has translation MKDMGRCGNTVFCAMVLFYCSFITGDYLCVSSAANVSSSLHMSHRRNGVTDVNLTSSPSSNQTQSSTNITNSTEPTLHTDTTTETLKNSSAPAENVSFSGNISDSRNDSDVSPVNNKTAVTMVNTTTLLPSTTLEPTSTIHIRTLHPTSSRAPDTSSPESTSARSRWRSTPASSPSNSTTVPASSSPVRAEAHGDTPSALNVGDHDNSKASTDPLLAGLVSAFVVIAAIVSVLIFLKFRNTNGGPEFRRLQDLPMDDMLEDAPLSMYSY, from the exons ATGAAGGATATGGGCAGATGTGGAAATACTGTGTTTTGTGCGATGGTGCTATTCTACTGTTCTTTCATtacag GTGATTATCTCTGTGTGTCGTCTGCGGCTAACGTGTCCTCATCGCTTCACATGTCACATAGAAGAAACGGAGTGACTGATGTCAACTTGACCTCGAGCCCCAGCAGCAATCAGACACAGTCCTCTACTAACATCACCAACAGCACTGAGCCCACgctgcacacagacacaacaacag AGACGTTGAAAAACTCATCCGCCCCGGCAGAGAATGTCAGTTTTTCTGGGAACATCTCAGACAGTCGAAATGACTCGGATGTGTCACCTGTGAATAATAAGACAgcagttaccatggtaaatacAACTACGCTCCTTCCATCAACGACCCTTGAGCCCACAAGCACCATTCACATCCGCACGCTCCACCCGACATCCAGCCGAGCTCCTGACACGAGCAGCCCAGAATCAACGAGCGCTCGCAGCAGATGGAGATCCACTCCAGCATCATCCCCCAGTAATTCCACCACTGTCCCAGCAAGCAGCAGTCCTGTCCGGGCCGAAGCCCACGGCGACACCCCCTCAGCTCTGAACGTCGGAGACCACG ACAATAGCAAAGCGTCCACTGACCCTCTCCTTGCTGGACTGGTGTCAGCGTTCGTCGTCATCGCTGCCATCGTGTCGGTCCTCATATTCCTCAAATTCAGAAACACAAATGGTGGTCCAGAGTTTCGCAGACTTCAAGATCTCCCCATG
- the LOC109068269 gene encoding cell wall integrity and stress response component 4-like isoform X2 → MDFGFCDYLCVSSAANVSSSLHMSHRRNGVTDVNLTSSPSSNQTQSSTNITNSTEPTLHTDTTTETLKNSSAPAENVSFSGNISDSRNDSDVSPVNNKTAVTMVNTTTLLPSTTLEPTSTIHIRTLHPTSSRAPDTSSPESTSARSRWRSTPASSPSNSTTVPASSSPVRAEAHGDTPSALNVGDHDNSKASTDPLLAGLVSAFVVIAAIVSVLIFLKFRNTNGGPEFRRLQDLPMDDMLEDAPLSMYSY, encoded by the exons ATGGATTTCGGCTTTT GTGATTATCTCTGTGTGTCGTCTGCGGCTAACGTGTCCTCATCGCTTCACATGTCACATAGAAGAAACGGAGTGACTGATGTCAACTTGACCTCGAGCCCCAGCAGCAATCAGACACAGTCCTCTACTAACATCACCAACAGCACTGAGCCCACgctgcacacagacacaacaacag AGACGTTGAAAAACTCATCCGCCCCGGCAGAGAATGTCAGTTTTTCTGGGAACATCTCAGACAGTCGAAATGACTCGGATGTGTCACCTGTGAATAATAAGACAgcagttaccatggtaaatacAACTACGCTCCTTCCATCAACGACCCTTGAGCCCACAAGCACCATTCACATCCGCACGCTCCACCCGACATCCAGCCGAGCTCCTGACACGAGCAGCCCAGAATCAACGAGCGCTCGCAGCAGATGGAGATCCACTCCAGCATCATCCCCCAGTAATTCCACCACTGTCCCAGCAAGCAGCAGTCCTGTCCGGGCCGAAGCCCACGGCGACACCCCCTCAGCTCTGAACGTCGGAGACCACG ACAATAGCAAAGCGTCCACTGACCCTCTCCTTGCTGGACTGGTGTCAGCGTTCGTCGTCATCGCTGCCATCGTGTCGGTCCTCATATTCCTCAAATTCAGAAACACAAATGGTGGTCCAGAGTTTCGCAGACTTCAAGATCTCCCCATG